A single Trypanosoma brucei gambiense DAL972 chromosome 9, complete sequence DNA region contains:
- a CDS encoding reiske iron-sulfur protein, mitochondrial precursor, translating into MFRRSCISAFQPTAFLRVSLVFKQLEGSNPLTVKDRPVNSWSDEFLKPPVSKEMADKYGRYAKYSDPTLCSVDTSSEVVLNTYPEGSREGRIEATAGVALKDYDASMWDEEFFRKYILKPKLPNELEDRARVTDYALNSALLGFVILMVRYAVLPLWYVGQPAMSMVGQMNIEAEVGELEDRECKTVVWRGKPVFVYRRSERQMNDVLGTPLSALKHPETDEARFPDHREMAVVIAICTHLGCIPIPNEGLFGGFFCPCHGSHYDASGRIRQGPAPLNLEVPPYRWVDDKTIYLGKL; encoded by the coding sequence ATGTTCCGCAGGTCCTGCATATCAGCTTTCCAACCCACGGCATTCCTTCGCGTATCGCTGGTCTTTAAGCAACTTGAAGGTTCCAACCCATTAACTGTAAAGGACAGACCCGTGAATTCATGGTCCGACGAATTTCTAAAACCACCCGTATCGAAGGAGATGGCAGACAAGTACGGCCGATACGCCAAATACTCCGACCCAACGTTGTGTTCAGTGGATACCTCTTCTGAGGTTGTTCTCAACACATATCCGGAGGGATCTCGTGAGGGACGCATTGAGGCCACAGCCGGCGTCGCTCTCAAGGATTACGACGCTTCCATGTGGGACGAGGAGTTCTTCCGCAAGTACATATTGAAACCAAAGTTGCCTAATGAATTAGAGGACCGTGCGCGCGTCACAGACTATGCGCTGAATTCTGCATTGTTGGGATTTGTTATTCTTATGGTGCGGTATGCCGTGTTGCCGCTGTGGTACGTTGGACAGCCGGCCATGTCCATGGTTGGTCAAATGAACATTGAGGCTGAGGTGGGTGAGCTAGAGGACCGTGAATGCAAGACTGTAGTATGGCGGGGCAAAcccgtgtttgtttatcgCCGCTCAGAGCGCCAAATGAATGATGTGCTGGGGACTCCACTCAGTGCACTGAAGCATCCCGAAACGGACGAGGCCCGCTTCCCTGACCATCGTGAAATGGCTGTTGTCATCGCTATTTGCACTCATCTCGGGTGCATTCCCATTCCTAACGAGGGTCTCTTTGGTGGCTTCTTCTGTCCGTGTCACGGCAGTCATTACGACGCTTCAGGTCGTATTCGTCAAGGTCCCGCCCCTCTTAACTTGGAGGTACCGCCGTACCGCTGGGTGGATGATAAGACGATATATTTGGGAAAACTATAG
- a CDS encoding metacaspase 5, putative produces MDAALALLFGQVATAVLPYVVNSIGRVPRPKRVDVKKAMGEAHQCRPVVPYRAPRPYTEGRVKALFIGINYTGSSAQLGGCVNDVMHMLQTLQRIEFPISECCILVDDRRFPNFTAMPTRENIIKYMAWLVYDVRPGDVLFFHFSGHGAETKGGRDSNEKMDQCLVPLDYDKAGAILDDDLFELMIKGLPAGVRMTAVFDCCHSASLLDLPFAFVAGRNVSSNQRHEMRMVRKDNYSRGDVVMFSGCEDSGTSADVTNTSSFGNGTVAAGGAATQAFTWALLNTTGYSYIDIFMKTREVLRQKGYKQVPQLSSSKPVDLYKQFSLFGPLTMNASLVQHLPQEYVQPWAPHPAYQQPHEATLPASVSQPHSQPVMGIPVASTSNGKSNPGVSDGGRASGEVYPPTQYPSSHPAPQQQAYYQPPQQAYYQPPQQAYYQPPQQAYYQPPQQAYYQPEPHHQPAPPPPPKKENKPARPGYPMSYCMKFSQGKPGRK; encoded by the coding sequence ATGGACGCAGCTCTCGCTTTGCTATTTGGACAGGTTGCGACCGCAGTCCTGCCTTATGTGGTTAACAGCATTGGCAGGGTTCCACGGCCGAAGCGCGTGGATGTAAAGAAGGCGATGGGAGAGGCGCACCAATGTCGTCCAGTGGTTCCTTACCGGGCTCCCAGACCCTACACGGAGGGACGTGTGAAGGCACTCTTCATTGGAATCAACTACACGGGCTCGAGTGCACAACTCGGTGGGTGTGTTAATGACGTGATGCATATGCTTCAAACACTGCAGAGAATTGAGTTCCCCATATCTGAGTGCTGCATCCTTGTGGATGACCGCCGCTTTCCAAACTTCACGGCCATGCCAACCCGTGAGAACATTATCAAGTACATGGCATGGCTTGTGTACGATGTACGCCCAGGGgacgttttgtttttccacttctcTGGACATGGAGCGGAGACGAAGGGAGGACGTGACTCGAACGAAAAGATGGACCAGTGCCTTGTGCCCTTAGACTACGATAAGGCAGGCGCCATTCTAGATGATGATTTGTTTGAACTGATGATCAAGGGGCTACCGGCCGGCGTGCGCATGACCGCAGTGTTTGACTGCTGTCATTCCGCCTCGTTGCTGGACCTCCCCTTTGCATTCGTGGCCGGCAGGAATGTCTCATCTAACCAGCGACACGAAATGCGGATGGTACGGAAGGATAACTACTCTCGGGGTGATGTGGTAATGTTCAGTGGCTGTGAAGACTCTGGGACAAGTGCGGACGTAACCAACACTTCGTCCTTCGGTAACGGAACCGTAGCTGCGGGCGGCGCGGCTACGCAGGCCTTCACTTGGGCATTACTTAATACTACAGGATACAGCTACATCGACATATTTATGAAGACGAGGGAGGTGCTTCGCCAGAAGGGCTATAAGCAGGTACCACAATTATCAAGCTCAAAACCGGTTGACTTGTACAAgcaattttctctctttggcCCCCTTACCATGAACGCAAGCCTGGTGCAGCATTTGCCTCAGGAGTATGTTCAACCGTGGGCGCCCCATCCGGCATATCAACAACCACACGAAGCAACACTCCCTGCTTCCGTATCTCAGCCACACTCTCAGCCAGTAATGGGGATCCCTGTTGCATCAACCAGCAACGGTAAATCAAATCCGGGGGTTTCTGACGGAGGAAGGGCTTCAGGAGAGGTTTACCCACCGACGCAGTACCCATCATCGCACCCGGCGCCCCAACAACAGGCGTATTATCAACCACCACAACAGGCGTATTACCAACCACCACAACAGGCGTATTACCAACCACCACAACAGGCGTATTATCAACCACCACAACAGGCGTATTACCAACCGGAACCACACCATCAGCCAGCCCCGCCGCCACcaccaaagaaagaaaataaaccgGCGCGACCCGGATACCCGATGAGCTATTGTATGAAATTTTCGCAGGGTAAACCCGGCCGCAAGTGA
- a CDS encoding chaperone protein DNAj, putative, protein MDDTRINWILENRSKYYEVLQVPKDADERTIRRSYHSLVLQLHPDKNPNNPRAREAFCAVARSYEVLMDGKLRYVYDTHGEEVLNRWESSELFSLSEVALRLVHCASAKVLYHAACRIHATETLCEKFSWTEPFLPQGHNDMFEIRFKVKRRASRRLGERNFLVVLLMFILATLKTPVLDAWERYGRIEGTGGNTYSSLAGSGRDGDVGATFVYSAATEGGVKGVTVWRPSTVSEAIARKLVQQWIEEVCPVELLLAWASRERYEVTATIRVRRGLKAVKAPDRPAKRKWPRKLWSPKFNDTFSVTSADQLFVSSSLCVLTD, encoded by the coding sequence ATGGATGACACTCGCATCAATTGGATTCTCGAGAACCGCAGCAAGTACTACGAGGTGTTGCAAGTTCCCAAAGATGCGGATGAGAGAACCATTCGACGCAGCTACCATAGTTTAGTTCTTCAGCTTCATCCCGATAAGAACCCAAATAACCCGAGGGCAAGAGAGGCATTCTGCGCCGTCGCCCGCTCTTACGAAGTGTTAATGGATGGGAAATTGAGATATGTTTACGATACCCATGGTGAAGAGGTTTTAAATAGGTGGGAATCATCGGAGCTGTTCTCATTGTCAGAAGTCGCACTCCGTCTCGTGCACTGCGCGTCAGCTAAGGTGCTTTACCACGCAGCGTGCCGCATTCATGCCACCGAAACTCTCTGTGAAAAATTTTCATGGACGGAGCCATTTTTGCCGCAGGGGCATAACGACATGTTTGAGATAAGATTTAAGGTGAAGCGCAGGGCGTCTAGGCGGCTTGGCGAAAGAAATTTTCTAGTGGTTCTGCTCATGTTTATACTTGCCACACTAAAGACCCCTGTATTGGACGCGTGGGAAAGGTATGGAAGAATAGAAGGGACCGGTGGGAATACTTACAGTAGTTTGGCTGGTAGCGGTCGTGATGGAGACGTCGGCGCTACATTTGTTTACAGTGCGGCAACAGAAGGTGGAGTGAAGGGCGTTACCGTCTGGCGGCCCTCAACAGTGAGTGAGGCGATAGCCCGGAAGCTTGTGCAGCAGTGGATTGAGGAGGTGTGTCCTGTGGAGTTACTCTTAGCTTGGGCGTCGCGAGAGCGCTACGAGGTGACCGCTACGATTCGTGTGCGGAGGGGGCTAAAAGCTGTGAAGGCCCCTGATCGCCCCGCGAAGAGGAAGTGGCCACGCAAGTTGTGGAGTCCGAAGTTCAATGACACGTTTTCCGTGACATCGGCGGATCAGCTGTTCGTTTCCTCTTCACTTTGTGTTTTAACTGATTGA